The Bacillus sp. Y1 genome has a window encoding:
- a CDS encoding YtzH-like family protein has product MPLEQKDQMNLLKDILTNHSTDCCGSVSECEQLERLVKSLMVNTELDHNVKNVLEQIYSYSQHGANTNELDQHIESHQEQLGQWVSEIDQFS; this is encoded by the coding sequence ATGCCTTTAGAACAGAAAGATCAAATGAATTTATTAAAAGATATATTAACGAATCATAGTACCGATTGTTGCGGGTCCGTATCTGAATGTGAACAATTAGAACGTTTGGTAAAATCACTAATGGTTAACACGGAACTCGATCATAATGTAAAAAATGTACTGGAACAAATTTATAGCTATTCTCAGCACGGTGCAAATACGAATGAGCTTGATCAACATATTGAGTCGCACCAAGAACAACTTGGACAGTGGGTATCAGAAATTGATCAATTTTCTTGA
- a CDS encoding phosphotransferase family protein: MEHLFGQEWEIVPAGGATGEAFIAQHEDQRLFLKRNSSPFLAVLSAEGIVPKLIWTKRLENGDVITAQQWLEGRELKPQDMNTKRVAKLLKKIHQSEALLGMLKRMGKTPLEPVHLLSILVQEIDEDVKSHAAIQEALLFLHQELDSIHYEEKVVCHCDVNHNNWLLTESNQLYLIDWDGAMIADPAIDLGMMLYWYLPQDKWSEWLDMYEIELTDELMLRMKWYTIAQTISSIQWHKNKDRYEEMNYWVNYLSTLVGQEN, translated from the coding sequence TTGGAACACTTATTTGGACAAGAGTGGGAAATCGTTCCTGCAGGAGGAGCGACAGGAGAAGCGTTTATTGCACAGCATGAAGATCAGAGGCTCTTTCTTAAACGAAATTCCTCTCCATTCCTTGCCGTATTATCAGCAGAGGGTATTGTTCCAAAGCTAATTTGGACAAAAAGGCTTGAAAATGGGGATGTAATCACCGCTCAGCAATGGTTAGAGGGAAGAGAGCTAAAGCCGCAAGATATGAATACGAAGAGAGTGGCAAAGCTCCTAAAGAAGATTCACCAGTCGGAAGCCTTACTCGGCATGCTAAAAAGGATGGGGAAAACTCCATTAGAGCCTGTTCATCTTTTGTCCATTTTAGTGCAGGAGATAGATGAAGATGTGAAATCTCACGCGGCCATTCAAGAGGCTCTATTATTCTTGCATCAGGAGCTTGATAGTATACATTATGAGGAAAAAGTTGTTTGTCATTGCGATGTTAATCACAATAACTGGTTGCTCACAGAAAGCAACCAGTTGTACCTCATTGATTGGGATGGTGCGATGATTGCCGACCCTGCCATAGACTTAGGAATGATGCTGTATTGGTATCTCCCGCAAGACAAATGGAGCGAATGGTTAGACATGTATGAAATAGAGCTTACGGACGAACTGATGCTGCGAATGAAATGGTATACGATTGCACAGACCATCTCATCTATTCAATGGCATAAAAATAAGGATAGGTACGAAGAGATGAATTACTGGGTGAATTATTTGTCTACTCTGGTTGGTCAAGAAAATTGA
- the pulA gene encoding type I pullulanase has product MIIIERLFYAYLDDVNIITILLPMSYHNGESKDFSLRAGDKTEKLAIIEKIRLHDSVKYICHTDKEPEIGLTYCVMDEYGGETDLQIGAVIRTPQFDEKFYFDGPMGIQYSPERTIFTLWAPTATQCQVKLARTADDKTCQYEMTRMEKGIWVTTVEGDLEGFHYTYLVCVNLQWREAVDPYVVAVTANGEKGVIIDLNRTPVVSKPLAGFNSPTDAIIYEAHIRDLTIHPNSGVTDKGLYLGASERDTFTSHGQLTGLSYIKDLGVTHIELLPLHDFAGVDELGDKEDYNWGYNPIHFNAPEGSYSSNCHDPYARINELKKLVGAVHDEGLRVILDVVYNHVYIREESSFEKIVPGYFFRHDQNGMPSNGTGVGNDIASERKMVRKFIVESVLFWKKEYGIDGFRFDLMGILDIETMNEIRKALDLLDPSTIMIGEGWDLNTPIAIDTKASIRNQKKLPRVGQFNDFFRDTVKGNTFNLHDKGYALGNERYYEAAKKILAGSVGLKEKGLFQEPIQSVNYIESHDNHTFWDKLLLCEKEEPEEIRKKQQRLATAFVLLSQGVPFLHCGQEFFRTKKGNGNSYRSPNDINQVDWDLVYENKDHVDYIKGLIKLRKSHQAFRFHSTELINKHMSFLPVVKPVIGYTLRDVRKFGIWSEIVVLFNPLKTERHVSLPTVDWQVIADQDIVEMNGIYHIHEKEFSLPPLSVYVLVK; this is encoded by the coding sequence ATGATTATTATTGAAAGACTTTTTTATGCCTATTTAGATGATGTGAACATAATTACGATCTTGTTACCTATGAGTTATCATAATGGCGAGTCAAAGGATTTTTCACTCAGAGCTGGTGATAAAACTGAGAAGTTAGCTATTATTGAGAAAATACGATTACATGATTCCGTTAAATATATTTGCCATACCGACAAAGAACCGGAAATCGGATTGACTTATTGTGTGATGGATGAATATGGAGGGGAGACGGATCTCCAGATAGGAGCCGTTATCCGAACTCCTCAGTTTGATGAAAAATTTTACTTTGACGGGCCTATGGGAATCCAATATTCACCAGAAAGGACCATCTTTACACTTTGGGCGCCTACCGCAACACAATGTCAGGTAAAACTTGCTCGGACAGCTGACGATAAAACATGTCAATACGAAATGACTCGTATGGAAAAAGGGATATGGGTCACTACGGTAGAAGGAGATCTGGAAGGATTTCACTATACTTATCTCGTTTGTGTGAATCTTCAATGGAGAGAAGCGGTAGATCCTTATGTTGTTGCTGTTACAGCAAATGGGGAAAAAGGAGTGATAATCGATCTAAATCGAACACCTGTGGTAAGTAAACCGCTAGCAGGATTTAATTCCCCTACTGACGCTATTATTTATGAAGCACATATTAGAGACTTAACCATCCATCCAAATAGTGGAGTTACAGATAAAGGTTTGTATTTAGGTGCGAGTGAACGAGATACATTTACTAGCCACGGTCAGCTTACTGGACTCAGCTATATAAAAGATTTAGGAGTAACACACATCGAGCTGCTCCCGTTACATGATTTTGCTGGTGTTGATGAGCTAGGGGATAAGGAAGATTATAACTGGGGATATAACCCAATACACTTCAATGCCCCTGAAGGAAGTTATTCATCAAATTGTCATGATCCGTATGCCAGAATCAATGAATTAAAGAAGTTAGTTGGCGCTGTTCATGATGAAGGACTTCGAGTCATATTGGATGTTGTATACAACCATGTATACATTAGAGAAGAATCTTCTTTTGAAAAAATTGTACCAGGCTATTTTTTTCGACATGATCAAAATGGAATGCCCTCTAATGGAACAGGAGTAGGAAATGATATTGCTTCTGAACGAAAAATGGTGAGGAAATTTATCGTCGAATCGGTCCTCTTTTGGAAAAAAGAATACGGTATAGATGGGTTTCGCTTTGATTTGATGGGGATCTTAGATATAGAAACCATGAATGAAATAAGAAAAGCGCTTGATTTATTGGATCCTTCGACCATTATGATTGGGGAAGGATGGGATTTAAATACTCCAATCGCCATTGACACAAAGGCGAGTATTCGTAATCAGAAGAAACTTCCAAGAGTTGGTCAATTCAATGACTTCTTTAGGGATACGGTAAAGGGAAATACATTCAATCTCCATGATAAAGGCTACGCATTAGGAAATGAAAGATACTACGAGGCTGCAAAGAAAATTTTAGCAGGTAGTGTAGGTTTGAAGGAAAAGGGATTATTTCAAGAACCCATTCAATCGGTAAATTACATCGAATCTCATGACAACCATACCTTTTGGGATAAACTCCTTTTATGTGAAAAAGAGGAGCCTGAAGAGATTAGAAAAAAGCAGCAGAGATTAGCAACTGCATTTGTTCTCTTGTCTCAAGGAGTTCCCTTTTTACATTGTGGCCAAGAATTTTTTCGGACAAAAAAAGGAAATGGAAATAGTTATCGATCCCCTAATGACATTAATCAAGTGGATTGGGACCTAGTATATGAAAACAAAGATCATGTAGACTATATCAAGGGTTTAATCAAATTAAGAAAGTCACATCAAGCCTTTCGTTTTCATTCAACCGAACTGATTAATAAGCATATGTCTTTCTTACCAGTGGTAAAGCCTGTTATTGGATACACACTTCGTGATGTTAGGAAATTTGGAATATGGAGTGAAATCGTCGTTCTATTCAATCCTCTAAAAACTGAACGTCATGTTTCGTTACCTACCGTTGATTGGCAGGTCATTGCAGACCAAGACATCGTAGAAATGAATGGGATTTATCATATACATGAAAAAGAATTTAGTCTACCTCCACTTAGTGTTTATGTACTAGTCAAGTAA
- a CDS encoding diacylglycerol/lipid kinase family protein — MGKLYFIINPNAKNGYSLKVWAKVEKELKRQQIPYEAFLTAYKGNGAEIAMLLARQEGEVSITVVGGDGTLNEVVNGVISIPHVKVGFIPAGSGNDFARGFQIPRNPLHALSVLLRERKQEPRLTDVGRISRSSTEDLYFINNMGAGLDGLISKLANQSKMKKWLNKLSLGGLVYVYLLIKEILFYQPTDVQLTVDGITHDFPATWFVTVANQPFYGGGMQIAPNAKTDDGLLNIVIVHRLSRLKMLSVFVSVFWGGHVAFKEVKMLTGREIQIYSSTPMMAHADGDYFAETPLQIQACQQVLPIITRGIRKDRGQKELKNA, encoded by the coding sequence ATGGGGAAATTATACTTTATTATTAATCCAAACGCCAAAAATGGCTATAGTTTAAAAGTGTGGGCTAAAGTAGAAAAAGAATTAAAAAGACAACAAATTCCCTACGAAGCGTTTCTGACCGCTTATAAAGGGAATGGTGCTGAAATAGCGATGCTTCTTGCTAGGCAAGAAGGAGAGGTATCAATCACTGTTGTTGGAGGAGATGGAACATTAAATGAGGTAGTTAATGGGGTCATCTCTATTCCACATGTTAAGGTTGGATTTATTCCTGCTGGTTCTGGAAATGATTTTGCAAGAGGATTTCAAATACCAAGAAATCCTCTTCATGCATTATCCGTATTGTTAAGAGAAAGAAAGCAAGAACCGAGGTTAACTGACGTTGGTAGAATATCAAGGTCCAGTACGGAGGACCTGTACTTCATAAATAACATGGGAGCAGGTCTCGACGGCTTAATTTCCAAACTCGCCAATCAATCAAAGATGAAAAAGTGGCTAAATAAATTATCCTTGGGTGGCCTAGTATACGTGTACTTGCTTATTAAGGAAATTCTATTTTATCAACCAACAGATGTTCAACTTACTGTGGATGGTATCACTCATGATTTTCCTGCTACCTGGTTTGTGACTGTGGCCAACCAGCCGTTTTATGGTGGAGGAATGCAAATTGCTCCGAATGCAAAAACCGATGATGGCTTGTTAAATATTGTTATCGTGCATCGTTTATCAAGGCTAAAAATGCTTTCTGTGTTTGTAAGCGTTTTTTGGGGTGGTCATGTCGCCTTCAAAGAAGTGAAGATGTTAACTGGACGAGAAATTCAAATATATTCTTCTACCCCAATGATGGCGCATGCTGACGGTGATTATTTTGCTGAAACGCCTTTACAAATTCAGGCTTGTCAGCAGGTGTTGCCAATTATCACAAGGGGAATAAGGAAGGATAGGGGGCAGAAGGAGCTGAAAAATGCATGA
- a CDS encoding NERD domain-containing protein, giving the protein MGQLIKLQDYVSRYEQNIYEYPTRYVRLKKQQWEKIYSLWESDSIIESIQPVSTNWLEEDKHPLVDRMKGFFKRERKDEEVVEKEIQSEVQESSGLSFSPSFTFKPATEVELKHQFLDQLFRFQMKWASTTLLEQSNISKKYLYDHRLKYFLQRFPDTTLVMYEPIFLLKKAPVEVETILITPTDVWCISFLEEEDHTVFQGTKERFWVKRHQDQEQKVLNPLIGLNRTEKIVKKIFELYEIELPIHKVVLSRNGYIDYPFPPYGLQLIEKRNYEEWFQTMRSNKTPLKHAQLKAAQMLLQFSQTTSMRRLEWDVLNKGEQEEKEF; this is encoded by the coding sequence ATGGGACAATTAATTAAACTGCAAGATTATGTTTCACGTTACGAACAAAATATTTACGAATATCCAACTAGATATGTGAGGTTGAAAAAGCAGCAATGGGAAAAAATCTACTCTCTCTGGGAGTCAGATTCTATCATTGAAAGCATTCAACCGGTCTCAACGAATTGGTTAGAAGAAGATAAACATCCCTTAGTTGATCGTATGAAGGGATTTTTTAAAAGAGAAAGAAAAGACGAAGAAGTGGTGGAGAAGGAGATACAGTCGGAGGTACAAGAGTCTTCAGGTCTTTCATTTTCCCCTTCTTTTACCTTTAAACCAGCTACTGAAGTTGAGCTCAAGCATCAATTTCTCGACCAATTATTTCGTTTTCAAATGAAATGGGCGAGCACAACCTTGTTAGAGCAATCAAATATCAGTAAGAAGTATTTGTATGATCACAGACTTAAGTACTTTTTGCAACGCTTTCCCGATACAACCCTCGTGATGTATGAGCCAATCTTTCTATTGAAAAAAGCTCCGGTAGAAGTAGAGACGATTTTGATCACTCCAACAGATGTGTGGTGTATCAGCTTCTTAGAGGAAGAGGACCATACCGTATTTCAAGGAACGAAAGAAAGGTTTTGGGTAAAGCGTCATCAAGATCAGGAACAAAAGGTGTTAAATCCACTTATTGGGCTTAATCGTACAGAAAAAATTGTAAAGAAAATATTTGAGTTGTATGAAATAGAGTTGCCGATTCATAAAGTAGTATTAAGTAGAAATGGCTATATTGATTATCCCTTTCCACCCTATGGTTTACAGCTCATTGAAAAAAGAAATTACGAAGAATGGTTTCAAACGATGAGAAGCAATAAAACTCCACTGAAGCATGCTCAGCTTAAAGCAGCACAAATGCTTCTTCAGTTTAGTCAAACAACGAGTATGCGCCGACTAGAATGGGATGTTTTAAATAAAGGGGAACAAGAAGAAAAAGAATTCTAG
- the thpR gene encoding RNA 2',3'-cyclic phosphodiesterase: MDKKTHFFYAVKIPSDTKKLVYNKLLPLQKDFPFQKWVHPEDYHITLAFLGNAETGMLEKSIQLVSDALKKENAFPLDIEGLDTFGRNDSPRIFWVRLMEQICLYEVRKKVFHACELAGFSLEKRPFHPHITVARKWKGDTLFAPESLQQKNPFVRDAISFVTNEIVLYQTHLEREPKYEVVQTFKL; the protein is encoded by the coding sequence ATGGATAAAAAAACTCATTTTTTTTATGCAGTAAAAATACCAAGTGATACAAAAAAACTTGTATATAATAAACTACTCCCACTCCAAAAGGACTTTCCTTTTCAAAAATGGGTTCATCCTGAGGATTATCATATTACTCTAGCCTTTTTAGGAAACGCAGAAACAGGCATGTTGGAAAAGTCGATTCAACTTGTATCAGATGCACTTAAGAAAGAAAATGCTTTTCCTCTAGATATTGAAGGCCTAGATACTTTTGGCAGAAATGATTCTCCAAGAATCTTTTGGGTGCGATTAATGGAACAAATTTGTTTATACGAAGTAAGGAAAAAGGTATTTCATGCTTGTGAGTTAGCTGGTTTTTCCCTTGAGAAAAGACCGTTTCATCCACATATAACAGTAGCAAGAAAGTGGAAGGGAGATACCCTATTTGCGCCTGAATCACTACAACAAAAGAACCCTTTTGTTCGTGACGCAATCTCGTTTGTTACTAATGAAATTGTGTTGTACCAGACACATTTGGAAAGAGAACCAAAATACGAGGTTGTTCAAACTTTTAAGTTGTAG
- the cysK gene encoding cysteine synthase A: MKVVQNIAELIGETPLLKLNRLAPKNGASVYLKLEFFNPSKSVKDRAAFNMIITAEQKGLLKKGATIIEPTSGNTGIGLAMNAAARGYRSILVMPDTMTKERINLLKAYGAEVVLTPGDEKMPGSIKKAQELAKQIPNSYLPMQFENEANPDAHRHSTALEIVEAMKEIGKPLSAFVATAGTGGTITGTGEVLKEHYSNLQVHVVEPAGSPVLSGGKPGKHKLVGTSPGFIPDILNQDVYDQIHKITDEDAYTITRRLASEEGILVGPSSGAACYAAIEVAKTLGPDDVVVCIACDTGERYLSSDLFS, translated from the coding sequence ATGAAAGTTGTTCAAAATATTGCGGAACTAATTGGGGAAACCCCTTTACTTAAATTAAATCGTCTGGCACCCAAAAATGGTGCTTCCGTCTATTTAAAACTCGAATTTTTTAATCCTAGTAAAAGTGTAAAGGATCGTGCTGCATTCAACATGATTATTACAGCTGAACAGAAGGGATTATTAAAAAAAGGCGCGACTATTATTGAGCCGACAAGCGGGAACACAGGAATTGGACTAGCCATGAATGCTGCGGCCAGAGGATACCGTTCCATATTAGTCATGCCTGATACCATGACAAAGGAACGCATCAATCTATTAAAGGCATACGGTGCTGAGGTTGTTTTAACACCAGGTGATGAAAAAATGCCTGGATCGATAAAAAAGGCACAAGAGCTAGCAAAACAAATACCAAATAGTTATTTACCTATGCAATTTGAAAACGAAGCAAATCCAGATGCACACAGACACTCTACTGCTCTTGAAATTGTTGAAGCTATGAAGGAAATAGGTAAGCCACTTTCCGCATTTGTCGCCACTGCGGGAACAGGAGGCACGATAACTGGAACGGGTGAAGTATTAAAAGAACATTATTCAAATTTGCAAGTTCATGTAGTGGAACCCGCAGGCTCACCGGTCCTTTCTGGGGGCAAGCCTGGGAAGCATAAACTAGTAGGAACGAGCCCAGGATTTATTCCTGATATACTAAACCAGGATGTATACGACCAGATTCATAAAATTACGGATGAAGATGCCTACACAATCACAAGAAGATTGGCTAGTGAGGAAGGAATATTAGTTGGGCCATCCTCTGGTGCCGCCTGCTACGCTGCCATAGAAGTTGCTAAAACTCTTGGCCCTGATGACGTTGTTGTCTGCATCGCATGTGACACCGGTGAGAGATATCTTTCAAGTGATTTATTTTCTTAA
- the dat gene encoding D-amino-acid transaminase encodes MEYVIVGGEIVDRGLATVDIEDRGYQFGDGVYEVIRVYNRKMFTAKEHLNRLQESAEKISIQIPYQPSELEELLKGLIEKNELTNGIIYMQFTRGASPRNHAFPHNVATTFVAYTRKVDRPVNSMQEGVKAIFIDDIRWLRCDIKSLNLLGNLLAKQKAVEAGCFEAIQHRGDIVTEGSSSNVAIVKNGTVITHPANNLILNGITRQKVKQVCEQNQIPFEEKEFTVEEVLRADEVFLSGTTVEVTPIVEVEEKKISGGTPGEVTKKLQQLIKDEIEKECGTIE; translated from the coding sequence ATGGAATACGTTATTGTTGGTGGAGAAATAGTAGATCGTGGACTTGCAACTGTCGATATTGAGGATCGTGGCTATCAGTTTGGCGATGGTGTCTATGAAGTGATACGGGTGTATAATCGAAAAATGTTTACCGCCAAGGAGCATTTGAATCGATTGCAGGAAAGTGCGGAAAAGATAAGCATTCAAATACCTTATCAACCGTCTGAACTAGAGGAACTGTTAAAAGGTCTTATTGAGAAAAATGAGCTGACAAATGGCATTATTTATATGCAATTTACAAGGGGGGCGTCTCCGCGTAATCATGCCTTCCCTCACAACGTAGCTACTACTTTTGTTGCATATACGAGAAAAGTTGATCGTCCAGTTAACAGTATGCAAGAAGGTGTAAAGGCTATATTTATTGATGACATTCGTTGGCTGCGCTGTGATATTAAGAGTCTGAATTTACTAGGGAATCTCCTTGCCAAACAAAAAGCAGTAGAAGCTGGTTGCTTTGAGGCCATACAACATCGAGGTGATATCGTAACAGAAGGCAGTTCCTCTAATGTAGCCATTGTGAAAAATGGAACGGTCATCACTCATCCAGCGAACAACTTGATTTTAAACGGAATAACAAGGCAAAAAGTGAAGCAAGTATGTGAGCAAAATCAAATTCCTTTTGAAGAAAAAGAGTTCACAGTTGAAGAGGTTTTACGTGCGGATGAAGTATTTTTATCTGGAACAACTGTGGAGGTAACGCCAATTGTAGAAGTTGAGGAGAAAAAAATCTCTGGAGGAACTCCAGGAGAAGTTACGAAAAAGCTTCAACAGTTGATAAAGGACGAAATAGAGAAGGAATGCGGAACCATAGAATAA
- the pepV gene encoding dipeptidase PepV, with product MTNINWFSEVEKRKDSLIEDTQKLLQIKSVLDEENATDDAPLGQGVKDALVHMLELGKSDGFSIKNVGNLAGHVEFGEGEESVGILCHVDVVPEGDGWSSDPYAAEIREGNIYARGAIDDKGPTMAAYYAMKIVKELQLPLSKRVRMIIGTDEESNWRCVDHYFEHEEMPTMGFAPDADFPIIFAEKGISDFDIVQRTYDTEDNTGTTVLSFQAGRRYNMVPDFAKAALHTNQEETHIIQEFQSFLDEQQLNGKYLVDNGELILELEGVSVHGMEPDLGKNAGILLAVFLNKLQLSGLAKQYFSFIQTYFYHDSRGKQLGIAYTDDISGDLTLNVGKLSFTKENGGMLGINLRYPVTAELDQIQEKLAPVLHEQGFEVQNVSDSKPHHVDEKDFLIQTLKKVYEEQTGEKAELLAIGGGTYARSLQSGVAFGPLFPGRPDVAHQKDEYMVVEDLLKATAIYAHAIYELAK from the coding sequence GTGACAAACATCAATTGGTTTTCAGAAGTTGAAAAAAGAAAGGATTCATTAATCGAAGATACACAAAAGCTTTTACAAATTAAAAGTGTCCTGGATGAAGAAAATGCCACTGATGATGCGCCGCTCGGACAGGGAGTAAAGGATGCGCTTGTCCACATGCTTGAGTTAGGAAAGTCTGATGGGTTTTCAATCAAGAATGTAGGAAATCTTGCAGGGCATGTAGAATTCGGTGAAGGAGAGGAAAGCGTCGGCATTCTTTGTCACGTTGATGTGGTCCCAGAAGGAGATGGATGGTCGAGTGACCCGTATGCAGCGGAAATTCGTGAAGGGAACATTTATGCTCGTGGGGCTATTGATGATAAGGGACCAACAATGGCCGCTTATTATGCAATGAAAATTGTAAAAGAACTTCAATTGCCTCTTTCGAAAAGAGTGAGAATGATCATCGGAACAGATGAAGAAAGCAACTGGCGCTGTGTGGATCATTATTTTGAACATGAAGAAATGCCAACCATGGGATTTGCACCAGATGCTGATTTCCCGATCATATTTGCAGAAAAAGGAATCTCAGATTTTGATATTGTGCAAAGGACATACGATACTGAGGATAACACTGGAACTACTGTATTATCTTTTCAAGCAGGCAGACGCTATAATATGGTTCCTGATTTCGCCAAGGCGGCCTTACATACCAATCAAGAAGAAACACATATTATTCAAGAGTTTCAAAGCTTCCTTGATGAGCAACAGCTGAATGGAAAATACTTAGTTGATAATGGAGAACTTATTTTAGAGCTAGAAGGAGTATCTGTGCATGGGATGGAACCTGATCTGGGGAAAAATGCCGGGATTCTTTTAGCTGTTTTCCTAAATAAATTACAGCTAAGTGGTCTAGCCAAACAATATTTCTCCTTTATTCAAACATATTTCTATCATGATAGCCGTGGAAAACAATTGGGAATTGCTTATACAGATGATATCTCTGGGGATCTTACGTTAAACGTTGGAAAACTTTCCTTTACAAAAGAAAATGGCGGGATGTTAGGAATCAATCTTCGTTACCCTGTCACAGCAGAACTTGATCAAATACAGGAAAAGTTAGCTCCTGTTTTACATGAACAAGGTTTTGAGGTTCAAAATGTATCAGACTCCAAACCCCATCATGTGGATGAAAAGGATTTTCTGATTCAAACCCTAAAAAAGGTTTATGAAGAACAAACGGGTGAGAAGGCAGAATTGCTGGCGATTGGTGGGGGCACCTATGCACGTTCGCTGCAATCAGGAGTTGCCTTTGGGCCATTATTTCCAGGTCGACCGGACGTGGCTCACCAAAAGGATGAGTATATGGTTGTAGAGGATTTGCTAAAAGCAACAGCAATCTATGCTCATGCCATATATGAATTAGCTAAATAA
- a CDS encoding ABC transporter permease: MNGISLFYTRLLREWKFQYGVVKSVADWTILLYIILPSVAIGIGIYRSWWMEVPHWILPIPVELVLLIGYVFAWFGNYRTFVEEADKVFLIKSKPLYLRMKLWSYFSTVITQIVSLLLLLCVLLPFLVVHYELKLENILVYFFYLLHLKILLMYIKQPLRRIRQKYIGFLLLFIVFVIGSWVTQLVIWAVTNFALFLMFIVWLPSLFGMYLSIKKLLRLSGFDEEIMTEREEKLRYVGLIYQFSFSIEKTTPVIRKNPLLFRHSKRLFKKRTASHAFIELFFKVFLRNFSYVLSYFQLIGITISAMVVSPTIWLVGLFFVAFLFIMRWYLDACWVKITASHPLVEKYRELPGYYEGKRKAVNSLFLLGIIMAVVFSSMGIYYLSQVEWIF, encoded by the coding sequence ATGAATGGAATTTCTTTATTCTATACAAGACTGCTAAGAGAATGGAAATTTCAATACGGTGTAGTAAAAAGTGTAGCAGATTGGACCATTCTCCTTTATATTATCCTCCCATCAGTAGCCATTGGTATTGGTATATATCGTTCCTGGTGGATGGAGGTTCCACACTGGATATTACCTATTCCTGTTGAACTTGTTTTATTGATTGGTTATGTATTCGCTTGGTTTGGAAATTACCGTACATTTGTGGAAGAGGCTGATAAAGTTTTTTTAATAAAGAGTAAGCCTCTATACTTACGAATGAAGCTATGGAGCTATTTTTCAACTGTTATTACTCAAATAGTTTCATTGCTTCTATTACTTTGTGTATTACTCCCTTTTTTAGTTGTTCATTATGAACTGAAGCTAGAGAATATCTTAGTATATTTTTTCTACCTATTACATCTTAAGATATTACTTATGTATATAAAACAACCATTGCGTAGGATTAGGCAAAAATACATAGGATTTCTACTCTTATTTATCGTGTTTGTGATAGGCAGTTGGGTGACACAATTAGTTATTTGGGCTGTTACGAACTTTGCCCTATTTCTAATGTTTATCGTTTGGCTTCCTAGTTTGTTTGGGATGTATTTATCGATTAAAAAGCTTCTTAGACTAAGTGGTTTTGATGAAGAAATTATGACTGAAAGGGAAGAGAAGTTAAGATACGTTGGACTTATATATCAATTTTCTTTTTCCATTGAAAAGACGACTCCTGTTATTCGGAAGAATCCGTTACTGTTTCGCCACTCAAAACGATTATTTAAAAAGAGAACGGCGAGTCATGCATTTATCGAGTTATTCTTTAAAGTGTTTCTAAGAAATTTCTCGTATGTATTGTCATATTTTCAGTTGATAGGTATAACCATATCTGCGATGGTTGTGTCACCAACGATTTGGCTAGTCGGCTTATTTTTTGTTGCTTTTCTATTTATCATGCGTTGGTATCTTGACGCGTGTTGGGTGAAAATTACTGCTTCACATCCACTCGTAGAGAAATATAGAGAACTTCCTGGTTATTACGAAGGCAAGAGGAAAGCGGTGAACAGTTTGTTTCTTCTAGGAATAATCATGGCGGTTGTCTTTTCTAGCATGGGGATATATTATTTAAGTCAAGTAGAATGGATTTTTTAG